One Capsicum annuum cultivar UCD-10X-F1 chromosome 2, UCD10Xv1.1, whole genome shotgun sequence genomic window carries:
- the LOC107859027 gene encoding putative germin-like protein 2-1 isoform X1 has translation MASRFFVLGLLFGICLAADPSPLQDFCVTDSTSSGILLCGNKHLLIIFCYFSIKIAACEFYNKHKSEDEELSMCVFLSKKNLPVHLNGKACKDPKLVQAEDFFFSGLDIAGNTSNTIGFLVTPATIPGANTLGIVIGRGDFAPNGFSPLHTHPRASEIVLVLEGRVEIGFVTSNPENHLFTKTLEVGDLFVVPKGLVHFQRNVGEANAVTITALSSQAPGLIRVADASFGSDPRIPGDLLAKAFRIDENTERQIQRRFSNMED, from the exons CAAGATTTTTGTGTGACTGACTCCACAAGCTCAGGTATATTACTGTGTGGAAATAAGCATTTACTAATCATTTTTTGCTACTTTTCAATTAAAATAGCTGCTTGTGAATTTTATAACAAACACAAATCGGAAGATGAAGAACTGAG CATGTGTGTTTTtctatctaaaaaaaatttaccAGTGCACCTGAATGGGAAGGCTTGCAAGGACCCAAAGCTTGTACAAGCAGAGGATTTCTTCTTCAGTGGCTTAGACATAGCAGGCAACACATCAAACACAATTGGATTCCTTGTGACTCCAGCCACCATTCCTGGAGCCAACACTCTCGGCATTGTGATAGGCCGTGGTGATTTTGCACCAAACGGATTTAGCCCTCTTCACACTCATCCGCGTGCCTCGGAGATCGTGCTAGTCCTCGAGGGTCGTGTGGAAATCGGGTTTGTAACTTCCAACCCGGAGAACCATCTCTTCACGAAAACACTTGAAGTAGGTGATTTGTTTGTTGTTCCAAAAGGTCTTGTACATTTCCAGAGGAATGTGGGAGAGGCCAATGCTGTTACCATTACGGCTCTTAGTAGCCAAGCCCCGGGACTTATCCGGGTTGCGGATGCTAGTTTTGGATCGGATCCAAGGATTCCTGGTGATCTACTTGCTAAGGCTTTTCGAATTGATGAAAACACGGAAAGACAGATACAAAGGCGTTTTTCGAATATGGAGGATTGA